A section of the Humulus lupulus chromosome 2, drHumLupu1.1, whole genome shotgun sequence genome encodes:
- the LOC133818969 gene encoding ras-related protein RABA5e translates to MSSSDDESGEEYLFKIVIIGDSAVGKSNLLSRYARNEFNMHSKATIGVEFQTQSMDIDGKEVKAQIWDTAGQERFRAVTSAYYRGAVGALVVYDITRRTTFDSIGRWLDELKTHSDTTVARMLVGNKSDLENIRDVSVEEGKNLAEAEGLFFMETSALDSTNVRKAFELVIREIYNNVSRKVLNSDTYKAELSVNRVSLVDEGANGSKKNQSSCCSR, encoded by the exons atgtcgtcgtcGGACGATGAGTCGGGAGAGGAGTACCTGTTCAAGATCGTGATAATCGGCGACTCGGCGGTGGGGAAATCGAACCTTCTCTCTCGTTACGCCAGGAATGAATTCAATATGCACTCCAAGGCCACCATTGGAGTCGAGTTCCAGACTCAAAGTATGGACATTGACGGGAAAGAGGTCAAGGCTCAGATTTGGGACACCGCCGGCCAAGAGCGCTTCCGTGCCGTCACCTCCGCCTACTACCGCGGCGCCGTCGGTGCTCTTGTTGTATACGACATCACTCGCCGAACCACATTCGATAGCATCGGCCGCTGGCTTGATGAGCTCAAAA CTCATTCAGATACAACTGTGGCTAGGATGCTAGTTGGAAACAAAAGTGATTTGGAGAATATCAGGGATGTGAGTGTTGAGGAAGGGAAAAACCTTGCAGAAGCCGAAGGACTGTTCTTCATGGAGACATCAGCACTAGATTCCACAAATGTTAGAAAGGCTTTCGAGCTTGTCATTCGAGAAATTTACAACAATGTCAGCCGCAAAGTCCTAAACTCAGACACTTACAAAGCAGAGTTATCTGTAAACAGGGTAAGCCTAGTCGACGAGGGTGCCAATGGATCAAAGAAAAACCAGAGCTCTTGCTGTTCCAGGTGA
- the LOC133815172 gene encoding uncharacterized protein LOC133815172, with protein sequence MEVCNMIGWNVRGMNKRDKQNAILSICKENKVGFGALFETKVKHEKIHEVFENNFHNWDYFSSPITSGRILVFWQEKFVTVDILLEDPQLVHCKIRVSGHQKLFFATVVYGSNSMGERKKLWDKLASIGQLNYPWIIFGDFNAMFSYQDRNGGRQILAKDIADAQDRLASGQVEEFKCSGALYTWSNKHEVGDRIFSKLDRVFTNDFWLDSFPKTEASFKWDCISDHSYYVIRSQEVNKVGFIPFRYGNHWLHYKGYRETILQCWNATVGSGRGLRKVVQKLFRVKHVLKRFNREEVGDVVLNYREAKEEFCKAQEALAANPSDHSLH encoded by the coding sequence ATGGAAGTTTGTAATATGATAGGGTGGAATGTGAGGGGTATGAATAAAAGAGATAAGCAAAATGCTATTCTTAGTATTTGCAAGGAAAATAAGGTTGGTTTTGGTGCTCTTTTTGAGACTAAGGTGAAACATGAGAAGATTCATGAAGTTTTTGAAAATAATTTCCACAATTGGGATTACTTTTCTAGTCCTATCACATCTGGTAGAATTTTGGTTTTTTGGCAAGAAAAGTTTGTGACGGTTGACATCTTGCTAGAAGATCCTCAACTGGTGCATTGTAAGATTAGAGTGAGTGGCCACCAGAAGTTGTTTTTTGCCACGGTGGTTTATGGTAGTAACTCTATGGGGGAGAGGAAAAAATTATGGGACAAGTTAGCTAGTATTGGTCAGCTGAATTATCCTTGGATTATTTTTGGAGACTTTAATGCTATGTTTAGCTACCAAGATAGGAATGGTGGGAGACAAATCCTAGCAAAGGATATTGCTGATGCTCAAGACAGGTTGGCTTCAGGCCAAGTTGAGGAATTTAAATGTTCTGGTGCTCTCTATACTTGGTCGAACAAACATGAAGTAGGAGACCGAATTTTCTCAAAGTTAGATAGAGTTTTCACTAATGATTTTTGGCTGGATTCTTTCCCAAAAACTGAAGCAAGCTTCAAATGGGACTGTATCTCAGATCATAGTTACTATGTGATTAGAAGTCAAGAAGTTAACAAGGTGGGGTTCATTCCTTTTCGTTACGGTAACCATTGGTTGCATTATAAAGGTTACAGAGAAACTATTTTACAATGTTGGAATGCTACTGTTGGTTCGGGAAGAGGTCTTAGGAAGGTGGTTCAGAAACTGTTTAGAGTTAAACATGTTTTGAAAAGGTTTAACAGGGAAGAGGTTGGAGATGTAGTGTTGAATTATAGGGAAGCTAAGGAGGAGTTCTGTAAAGCTCAGGAGGCCTTGGCGGCTAATCCCTCTGATCATTCTCTGCATTAA